The DNA segment GCTTCTTGGCGGCTTGCGCCTGCGCCAGCGTCATCCCCGGATCGGCGAAATAAGCGCAGGAATACTGCATGTCCGGATCGAGGAAGAGCCGGAAGAAATCGCTTTTCAGATCGTAGTGGTGGGCGACGTTGCGCCGCGCCAGCGCCAGCGTGTTGTGCTGCTGGAAGCGGCGCAGCGCCGTGCGCAGGCTCTCCAGCATCCTGCCCCAGCCTTGCGGGCGCGCCCTGTGCACGGCCGCGACCAGCGCATCGAGCAGATCGTAGAGCGAGCCCTGCTCGACCACGACGCGCCCGTCCATCACCGCCTCGCCCAGGGCAAGCTCGGGATCGAGCGCGAGCTTGAGCTCGGTCGGCGCGTCGAGGATGCGCATGCGCAGCCGCGGCGCGGCGCCATGCCCGACAGAGCGCAGCGTCCCATCGGGAAAAACCACGTCGATACGCGGCTCGATCGCGAGCCGGGCCAACATCCTGGCGATCAGCGCATGCATCGGCCCCACCTTCGGCAGTGCCCCCGTCCCTCGAAGATGGCAAGTCGGCACATCGCCGTAACCGCCCTTCGACGCAAGGCAGCCCCTCGCCTGCGACATGACAACGCAGGCGGAGTCGGTCGCTTCCGCGATGGAAGCATGACCGCCGGGCGGCGGATCAGCGCCGCTCGGGCAAGCCATCAGATTATCTCGTTTGACATGGCAGAGGGAATTGACTCCATCTCCCGCCACCGGCGCGGGGCGCCTTCGCAAGTCCGAGGTTCAACGATGAACGGCGCCGACCGCCTTTGCGACACGCTGCTGACCAACGCTGTCGATGTCTGTTTCGCCAATCCCGGCACGTCGGAGATGCATTTCGTCGCGGCGCTCGACCGCAAGCCGCAGATGCGCTGCGTGCTCGGCCTGTTCGAGGGGGTGGTGACCGGTGCCGCCGACGGCTATGCCCGCATGGCCGACAAGCCGGCGGCGACGCTGCTGCATTGCGGGCCGGGCATGGCCAATGCGCTCGCCAACATGCACAATGCGCGGCGCGCCCGCACGCCGATGATCAACGTCGTCGGCGACCACGCGACCTATCACCTCAAGCATGACGCTCCGCTGACCAGCGACATCGAGAGCCTGGCGCGGCCGATGTCGCAATTCGTGCGGCGCATCGCCTCGGCTGAGGATGTCGGCCCGGCGATCGAGGAAGCCTATGTCGCCGCGCTGACCGCGCCCGGCGTCGCCACCGTGATCCTGCCGGCCGACTGCGCCTGGAACAGCGTCGAGCCCGCCGCGCTGAAGCCGGTAAGGGTGCCGACGCTGAAAGGCGTCGATTCCGCCACGCTCCGCGCGGCCGCCGCCGGCTTGCGCAAGCATGGCAGGCGTGCCGCGATCATGCTGACGGGGCTCGCACTGCGCCAGAAGCCGATGGAGACGGCGGCCCGCATCTGCGCGGCGACCGGCGCCAGGATCTTCAGCCAGACCTCCAACGGGCGCACCGAGCGCGGCGCCGGCCGTGTCGCCATGCCGAGGGTGTTCTACCCCGTCGACAAGGCGCTCGATCAGCTCAAGGACGTCGATTACCTCGTGCTCGTCGGCGCGCAGGCCCCGGTCGGCTTCTTCGCCTATCCGGGCAAGCCCGGCCGTATGACCCATGACGGCTGCGAGATCGTCACGCTGGCGGGCCCCGGCGACGACCTGCCCGCCGCGATCGGCGCGCTCGCCGAAGAAATCGGCGCGACGAAGACGGCGCCGGCCTTCATCGCCCCGCCGCGCCAGGAGAAGCCCGCCCTGCCGACCGGGCCGCTCGACGGCGACAAGGTCTGCGCCATCGTCGCAGCGCTGCTGCCGGAGAACTGCATCGTCTGCGAGGAGTCGGGCTCGTCGGCCCGCGGCTTCTACCAGGATTGCCACAGCGCGCCGCAGCACGACCACATCCAGCTCACCGGCGGCGCGATCGGCGAGGGCATCCCGCTCGCCATCGGGGCTGCCGTCGCCTGCCCCGGCCGCAAGGTCATCGGCATGCAGGCCGACGGCTCGGGCATGTACACGGTGCAGGGCTTGTGGACGCAGGCGCGCGAGAAGCTCGACATCGTCACCGTCGTCCTCGCCAACCGGACCTACCAGATCCTGCACGGCGAGATGCGCAATGTCGGCGTCAATGATTTCGGCCGCAACGCCACGCTGATGCTCAATATCGACGAGCCGGTGCTGGATTGGGTGATGATGGCGAGGGGCATGGGTGTGGAGGCCGCGCGCGCCACCACCGCCGAGGAATTCGTGAGCCTGTTCAAGGCGGCGCTGGCCAGGAAGGGTCCGTTCCTGATCGAGGCGGCAATCTGAAAGGCGTTATCCGAACCCGCCCAGAAACGCATCGAGGCAGTCGCCGATCGCCTCGATCGCATAGCCGCCCTCCTGCACGACGAGCGTCGGCAGGCCGAGCGCCTTCGCCTGCCGGCCGATCGTGCCGAAATCGGAAGCCTCCAGCTTCAGCACGCCGATCGGATCGTCCTTGTGGGCGTCGTAGCCGAGCGCGACCACCAGAGCCTGTGCCCCGAAATCGCGGATCGCCCGGCCGGCCCGGTCGACGGCCGCCTGCATCTCGGCCCCCCCCGCGCCATGCGCCAGGGGCAGGTTGAGGTTGAAACCCTCGCCCGGCCCGTTTCCGCGCTCGTCGGCATAGCCGGTGTAGAAGGGGTAGTAGTTCGCCGGATCGGCATGGACCGAGACCGTCAGCACGTCGTCGCGGCGATAGAAGATCTGCTGCGTGCCGTCGCCGTGATGGGCGTCGACATCGAGGATCGCGACCTTGCCGAAGGCCGAGCGCAGGCGCTGGGCGGCGATCGCGGTGTTGTTGAGATAGCAGAAGCCGGTGGCGCGGTCGGCGCGGGCATGATGGCCGGAGGGGCGGCACAGCGCATAGACCGCGCGCTCCCCGGCCAGGATCGCCTCGGCGGCGGAAACCGCGGTTTCCGCCGAGCGCAGCGTCGAATGCCAGCAATGCGCGCCGATCGGCACCGAGAGATCGCCGAGATACCAGCCGAGCTGGCCGATGAAGCCGGTCGGCCGGCAAGGCGGACGGACATCCTCGTCCGGGCGCCCGCTCCAATAGGGGAAGGTGCTCGGCCAGACCTCCGGCCCGCGCTCGGGCGGCAGCTCCTGCCAGCGCGCCCAGGCGGTTTCGAGAAAGGTCACGAAGCCCGCATCATGGACCGCGAGGATCGGGGCGGTTCCGTGCGCCGCCGGCAGTTCGGGCGCGATGGCGTGCCGCTCGAGCGCGCCGAGCAGTCGTTCGGTCCGTTCCGGCAGGTCCTTGGGCGCCACGACCTTGCCGAAGCGCATGTATTGCCGGGGATCGTGGAGGGCTTGATCGGGGTGATAGAAGGCACGCATCGGGGAAGGATCCTCGTCGGGCAGAAAGCCGCCCGATGCTAGAGCATTTTCGATTCCGTTGAACCGTCAGCGCAGGCGCAGGATGTCCGAGCATGCGTCTTGCGCCCGTCCGCCGCCCCGCTAACCTGACGCGCCCGGGGGACCGACATTTGGCCATCATCGCCGCGCTGAACCATGTCACGCATTATCGCTACGACCGACCGGTCACGCTCGGGCCGCAGATCGTGCGCCTGCGGCCGGCGCCACATTGCCGCGCGGGAATCGAGAGCTATTCGCTGAAGGTCACGCCGGCGCAGCATTTCGTGAACTGGCAGCAGGATCCCGCCGGCAACTGGCTCGCACGCTACGTCTTCCCTGAAGCCGTGACGGAGTTCCGGATCGAGGTCGACGTGGTGACGGAGCTTTCGGTCGTCAATCCCTTCGATTTCTTCGTCGAGGCCGCGGCCGAGACCTTTCCCTTCGCCTACAGCCCGGAACAGACCGAGGAGCTCTCCCCCTATCTGGCGAAGGAGCCGGCCGGGCCGCTGCTGTCGGCCTTCCTCGGCGAATTGCCGCGCGAGCCGGTGAACACCGTCACCTTCATCGTCGATCTCAACGCCCGCCTGCAACGGCGGATCGCCTACGGCATCCGCATGCAGCCCGGCGTGCAGGAGCCGGAGCATACGCTCTCGATCGGCTCGGGCTCCTGCCGCGACACGAGCTGGCTCCTGGTCCAGGCGCTCAGGCATCTGGGGCTGGCTGCCCGCTTCGTCTCCGGCTACCTGATCCAGATGAAGGCGGATATCGATCCGCTCGAAGGCCCGCGCGGGACCGACAAGGACTTCACCGACCTGCACGCCTGGGCCGAGGTCTATATCCCCGGCGCCGGCTGGGTCGGGCTCGATCCGACCTCGGGGCTGCTCACCGGCGAGGGCCACCTGCCGCTGGCGGCCACCGCGCATTACCGCTCGGCGGCGCCGGTCTCAGGGGTCGCGAGCTATGCCGAGACCAGCTTCGACTTCCAGATGAGCGTGACGCGCGTGCACGAGGTGCCCCGCATCACGCTTCCCTTCTCCAACGCCTCCTGGGCCGAGCTCGACGCGCTCGGCGAGAAGGTCGAG comes from the Bosea sp. (in: a-proteobacteria) genome and includes:
- a CDS encoding acetolactate synthase large subunit — encoded protein: MNGADRLCDTLLTNAVDVCFANPGTSEMHFVAALDRKPQMRCVLGLFEGVVTGAADGYARMADKPAATLLHCGPGMANALANMHNARRARTPMINVVGDHATYHLKHDAPLTSDIESLARPMSQFVRRIASAEDVGPAIEEAYVAALTAPGVATVILPADCAWNSVEPAALKPVRVPTLKGVDSATLRAAAAGLRKHGRRAAIMLTGLALRQKPMETAARICAATGARIFSQTSNGRTERGAGRVAMPRVFYPVDKALDQLKDVDYLVLVGAQAPVGFFAYPGKPGRMTHDGCEIVTLAGPGDDLPAAIGALAEEIGATKTAPAFIAPPRQEKPALPTGPLDGDKVCAIVAALLPENCIVCEESGSSARGFYQDCHSAPQHDHIQLTGGAIGEGIPLAIGAAVACPGRKVIGMQADGSGMYTVQGLWTQAREKLDIVTVVLANRTYQILHGEMRNVGVNDFGRNATLMLNIDEPVLDWVMMARGMGVEAARATTAEEFVSLFKAALARKGPFLIEAAI
- a CDS encoding histone deacetylase family protein, which encodes MRAFYHPDQALHDPRQYMRFGKVVAPKDLPERTERLLGALERHAIAPELPAAHGTAPILAVHDAGFVTFLETAWARWQELPPERGPEVWPSTFPYWSGRPDEDVRPPCRPTGFIGQLGWYLGDLSVPIGAHCWHSTLRSAETAVSAAEAILAGERAVYALCRPSGHHARADRATGFCYLNNTAIAAQRLRSAFGKVAILDVDAHHGDGTQQIFYRRDDVLTVSVHADPANYYPFYTGYADERGNGPGEGFNLNLPLAHGAGGAEMQAAVDRAGRAIRDFGAQALVVALGYDAHKDDPIGVLKLEASDFGTIGRQAKALGLPTLVVQEGGYAIEAIGDCLDAFLGGFG